The following DNA comes from Triticum aestivum cultivar Chinese Spring chromosome 3D, IWGSC CS RefSeq v2.1, whole genome shotgun sequence.
TTCGTTTTAAatggggaaaactttgtttttgccactctaccTTTTGCCCACTTTACTTGTACCACTCTAGAATttaacatttcacttttgccactcttagcttttgacaatatatcaatTTTGCCATTCAGTGgaaaagcaaaattttcagagtggcaattgtgatacattgcaaaacctaagagtggcaaaagtgaaatgaaaaattatcgtttttgccactaaatggcatttgtgatgtattgttaaaagataagagtggcaaaagtgagatgtcaaattccaaagtggcataagcaaagtgggcaaaaactaaaatgacaaaaacaaagttttcccttttaAATGGGCATGCCCATGATCGCAAGCACAAGCGGAAAGCTTCTGCTTTTGGGAAGCCTGTGAAAGCTTCCGTGGAGTTTTTGGTGGTTTTCTAGACTGTTTTTTTTATCtggttttcctttttgttttctgatgtccttttcttttttcttaattcttttctttttcccttttctttccttttccttttccttttttatatattttgtatgcatgtttgttttttcaaatttgaatacttTCTTCAAAttcaggaatttttttaaattcatgaaacattttttcaaaatacGTGAACGTTTTTCAAAAGCATGAATATATGCAAATTCACAACCTTTTGCCAATTTACGACTTTTTTGTCCAAAATCTGTAAAAAATTAAAACCGATAACTTTTTGGTCCAAATCCGTGAACTTATTTTTCAAAATCGATTTACTTTTTCAAATCAACAAACTTTTTAacaaaatccatgattttttttcaaaatcgatgaacttttttcaatttcacgtgttttttttcaaaattcatgtaCTTTTTCAATTCATGATGCACAGAGGAGTTTGTCCGTTGCCGTTGCTAGTCTGGAGTGGAAGGGGTTTGAGCTTTGGTTTGTTGCCATGCATACAGTGCAAGCATTTTTTTTTTTGGCGGGATGCATACAGTGCAATCATGGTGAAGGTAATTACACCATATTTCTTACGTGTACGTTCTCGTCCCAGGGAGCAAGTCAAGTCTGGAGCATCGTCGTCGGATGGGTAAACATGTACCTAGTACAAACACGATATTTGGAGCCTCAGCAGGTCACCACCGCCTTGTGAGAAGCCAAGCTATCCCCAAGGACAGGCAGGGCACACAGAAGACGTTTGCAGCAAACTGTTGGCAGAACAAATACACTTGTACTGATACTTTCTTCCTCGACTCCTAGAAACTGAACAAACGACAACGCCACacctccctccttccttccccacgATTCGTCCCTCACTCTCCCTCTCTCGCGCCCGGATCAGGACGTGGTCTCTCGCTCTGCGCCAAACGCACCGCATCGGAGGATCTCAATCGCCACCCCGTAGCTGTCCACCACCTGAGGATGGCGGACCTGGCGCTCGGCGCGGGGCGGGATTGGGGCGGGGCCGGGCATGCGCCGGGATCCACGACCTCGCTCGAGGCCCGTTTCTCCTCGGGAGACACGCGGTGGCGGGTTACGTTCGCTCCGGATCTCATGGCGGCGCGCTCCATCAccttcgccgccggcgagctccttCTCCGTCAGGATGCGCTACGTTTGGTTCTTCTCGATGATCGCGGCAGCACGGTGGACGCCCGATCCCTACGCATCGACGAGATGATCGACATCAGGTACATCGTTCCCTTCCCTTGTCATTTTGCTAGGGTTTGGGATCGTCTTCCTCCCCCTGATCCtacgg
Coding sequences within:
- the LOC123074178 gene encoding uncharacterized protein; its protein translation is MADLALGAGRDWGGAGHAPGSTTSLEARFSSGDTRWRVTFAPDLMAARSITFAAGELLLRQDALRLVLLDDRGSTVDARSLRIDEMIDIRAPGGGRRQAASGRGGDDSRRDDKADASL